aaaactataattaatttaggataacacaaaatatattaattataggtaaatgggctaatattaatagttaattttgaaggtaaaataagtttaaaggCCAACAAACAATACAGCAATAACACTAAAATTATACCCTGGTTATACCGCCATATTTGAGGTAAATTATGTTTGGCTGTTTTTTACTGCTAGTGTCGCAGTATTTGCATGCCTTAACACTCAGTCTCTGTATTTTATCCACTTTTTAatggtgtaataatattggtcaatatgcatttattatttaataaccattattagtaatatcagATGTTTCAAAGTCATAAATTTGTTGAATTGATTTGATTATCAATTTAGCTGTATctaatctatttatttcaGATTGCTTTTCAACATCGAAGTTCCACAAACAATTGTTCAATAAAGATGCAAGGTTTTTGACTTCCTTTTCAGGTGACTTGATTGTTTTATCTAAGTTTGTTATTTCATGTAACAGTCTACCATCGCTGCTTAAGAATtcctaaacataaaaaatatagaaagtaATTATGAAAGCtgttatttaagatttttaagagAACAACATAGAaactatgaaattaaatattcatgggttaggttaggtaaaaaatatgtagacaATGTATTCAGTTAAAGATATTACAGCAAGTTCTGCCTTATGCAATTCAACTTAAAATTTCTTTGTGAACCTTATTTGTACATTAGCAATgtgtatcaaaatatacattagtgACAAATTTAAGcagttatcaatttataaatcaaatacttataataggtattgttTTCACTAAGtgttaatttaacatattatactataacattttataaatatattaaaaagacgTCATATCTGCACATATTTTCTGTTTTACAAATCTACTGGATACTTACACAActcatttatagttaatactaaagcaaatttaaatattaataaacttgtAGAAGAAAATATGAACTGTGCTTGAATGaggaatttattatcataagtttattttaaaacgagttacattaattttaaattttaaattattcaaatattacaacaaatcataataaaataaaactcttCACCTGAGTATAGTTCATATTCTCTTtaacaaattcataaattcaataatgtataaatttcctttattattaactataaataagctGTAGTAAAAAACCAGTACATAGATTGTTATGGCATACATGTGTACGATAGACAATACATGAGAGTTTaatgttttcttaaaaaattaatgagtaTAAGACAACATTCTTATTTTTAGGTACTTTTCTGTAATATAACACaaggttattattaataccaccataatttaaacaatgaccacatacattacatttactcGTTAGTTAAAAGTAGTTTAGCATCCCACTttgattttaacataatattaacattttaagattcaaaaacagtttattttatagtaaatttgaatttattaaatattattgatactaCCTCAATCCAACTTAACTTTTTAACATttcttaacatttatattaacatctttaagcttactaaaaatatatgtgagGAACTAAGTATgattagttaaataagaaattaggTTATCTGTAAAAATACGAATGTAGTGAATTTTAATAGTCTTGGAAAACATGATTGTGAAGTTTCATAAAACAAGTAAGTCTTATATAACAGACAAGTACCATATTTTGTTAGTGTTTGGCTAAAATaatcagtttttattatatattttttaatttatgtattataaaaaaaattaataactcacTTTGCAAACAGCATATACATTGTGATCACTAAGCCTTGACTGACAAATGTCTTCTTTTGAATAAGCTAAACATCCGACCCCACAATCAATATGTTTACTTACATGTATCATTTCTAATAATCATAGAATCATagagtatacaaattaatattaaaaaattgatcatagaataataattaaatgtaccaAGTAAAAACTTGCCATCATCTGTTTTCTTCATACTATGGTTATTGACCACAATTATAACATCACTCCAGTCAATAACTTTCAGTGACTGTAATAACCCTGATGTTTTATCCAGCTGTACAGCTATATTATCAGCTGTTAAATCGGTAaggtaaaatgaataattttgatgaGCCGTACCATCTGCGAGCTCCAACGCCAACGTCAGTAACTCTTTGGCAACTAATAATCTATTAGTCAAATTCATCTTACTCATGTGATATTGTAAGGTATGACCACAATcctcaacaaaataaattcgcCCACATGtagcataaatatttggtacATAGCGATATCcatgtaatacctatataaatatttgttatgatgCAATTATAACCAAGAAATTGtttcaatagtattatatacataaatattgaattcctCACCTTTAGAACTAAAAGCTCAACACTAACATGTGCAGCGATCCATGCTTCAATCAACGAATGGGATTTATTATCGCTATCATCACTAATAACCGAGTTAAAGAAACTATAAAGTAAAgaattttgaaacaatttaatgttttttgaacATATTTCAAGGCTGCGACTATCACCACTTAGCGGTAATAAGGTCCATTGGCCATAAGTTATAATTGTGTCTATATCTGTAGCGATATTGACTGTTTGctcaaacatttcaaaaaaattacgtCCTGGCCCTTTTGCTACAGCATTTACAGTTTTGTCGTTTAGCTTTAGAGTaccaaagaatattttatcatttcgtTGGCTTGTCCAGAGTTTGAACAAACTCACCATGGATATGTAACTAGCAtaattggaaaataatattcccAGATCTGCATGCTTTTTGTAATTCAGTTGAAAATCAAGAGCGTTGCAAGAAGAATCATTTCCTAGATTTAATGGGCCGAatgatatgtttatattatgctcaTACAATTCGAGTAATTTGATATTGGCACTGTTTCGGTCATTGATATAAAACGCGACCAGTACCACAGCGACATAGAAAATTAGTGTAGGAATTGAAgtcatttataaagtttatattttcacggtcatctaaaaaaaaataattataatattaataaaataaaaatattaacattataataagagTTTTACAACTATAATACAGCGTcggtaaaacattataaacgatTGGTATCTACCTAGAAAATGAACAGTTTTCAGCTCAAATACCTACGGATGGCGAATAGTACTGTGTTgagaattaattcaaattttttgttttaaatactacAATATCGATGTATGTCTTAAGAATTGAagtagacatttaaaaaaaatacaaaatgcaaaattatttattcgtgaATTACGAATTACGATTTACAATAACGAATGCCGACGATTACCTATTCCAAACCGACAATTGTACCGAGGATCGTCACTCGAGTACctgttatttcaataatttaatttgataatgatTTTGATAACTAATGCACTACAcgcatctattattattattattattatcaatcgtGAGAGAACGGCTAGTAGCCGTCGGCTACACTCACTCTTCACCAGTCACCACGGTTAGATAACTGTGCTCCTCACTCAGTAAGAGACACTCACTACTTGCAGCGGACACAGATTACTGATGGCGTACTGGCATGTCAAGATCTATAAAGATCTTTATAGATCTTTCTGGCGTGTTGCTCGATTTTGATAGTAACGATCGTATAGCGCGAGAACActagaaaaaatcaaaaaagtgCTAATTTCACTTACAATCGCCGTTTTAATACAAATCGTTCTTAATTCGTTGAAATAAATTagtgtgttttaataaatacaacggTAACAAGTGAATTTGTTCcgaaattacattattatattatttatttctgctCGATGTCTGTGATatctgaaataatttaatttctgtcGCTTActtgtatacacatataaaagcCCGATTACTAGGTAAAACTAGGTTTTACTAgtgtagtaattttaaaatagaactaGTGagtaatctatatatatatttatctcttttaaatttatgtgattcattatttattgttatttgtttatatactttgtataccttctcatataggtatatatgcatgtaattacatgtatataatacatattacatattatagatgataaatctataaatgagggtttttgatttaattgtataagttaACTTGCCCTAATTCAACTGCTTCAACTGCAGCCTGCAATAATTCTGCAGACTTACCATATATTAACTGAACTAaggaataataaataggtctaatattaaaatacatatttataatttaatatctattaagaatacaattaatgcattgaaaatacttgaaagAATATATTGTGCAAAGAGAATGCAGTTGAGATCCGCCCAACGGTTAATGGGTATTGTCCGAGTCAATAGAATAGTTTGATTATATaagcatatacaatatataatcataggACACAGATGTCTATACTATTAGACATTTATGAgactaaatagtatttatacaataagatgtatattattatgtagtaaaGTTCTGATGATGACAGTGATGACACTATTTTTAGCCATTGACTACAAAGGCTATCAATTATCATTACGCACTAATCAATGCTAGAATTTACTGTTTGTAACTATAGGAATTGTATATCCTAAGATGTACAAATTgagtaaattaaaactattataaacgaaaataaaaattattattctatattattttaaattttttgtataaaaaaaatattatttatttacacacaatatactataaaatttaaataaaatcattatttgcaaaaaaaaattattcgtatGACCTATTGTTATGGCACatactgttaaataatatattttagcagCTTTTGCATTACAATCTCGAAAATCCTTGTCCGCCTGATAGTGAAAGTTGATCAACAGAATGCCTGTTGTCTAATACACAAAGATTGAAATTTGTTGAAgttctaaaatttaacttttaaagcGTGTTATAGTAGTACAAAGACtgtaagaattttatttatttattcataaatcataattttctattataatatatttctgtgGATGGGaggtgataaaaaatataaatgcttttataaacaaatttttattaatattatgtagacccATCTCGCTAAAAAATTACTGATAATACAACaactaaaataagtaattaaattaataataatcttttttttatgttggctattaaaaaaaattgaatacaatttaatttatttaaaaaatatggatgtttaacattattgttaacaaaatgtttgcaaaattattaaaataggtaggaatacttagtacaatattaaaaatcaatcaaaatatgaaaaaataaaaaaaaaacaaattgtataccataaatgttgttatataagattttaattCAGTCAAATAAATGGGAACTTTTAgtgtatttaaacattttaaatttattgcttAGGAATTTTATGTGTTGGGTCTCTTTCCAATGAATAATGGTTTTGTTTCCAGATTCTTATTCTGTTTCTTCTCATCGTTTAATCCTTTGTTGTTAAcctaaacaatttgaaaattgagaaaacaaaaattgtaaaagcTAAACTGtgtacaacaatttaattaagttattatacatgaataaCTAATGGGTTGCATACcaacatttgttttctctgtctATTTCCCATATAATATAGGAAACAAGATATTCTGTATTTCCACGATTACAACTCTCTGGTTTAGTTATCAATaatcaaaatgatttaaaatgaaaagatgcttatttataaaaaaaatgtaatattaaaaatatatcaggtCAGTgcacatgaaatatttttaaaattatatattattgattatatattatattataaaatatataatagatgccATAAAATGAACCAGGGTATTGTAATTGTAAGAATACGGAATATctttaccataaaataatattttatctccctaaaacctaaaaatgttatatttaaaaagtagaattaaaaatgttgtcgcTTTTCAAGcttcaaagtaaaaattaaaatatattttttagtatatttatgtattgtatatttacgttataaatatcattttcaTGTAAATTGATGCGATGTTGTTTACGTTCTGATTTTGTCATGCCATGAGTTGCTTTCATCGATgctgtttttgttttgatggTCCTCATTATTTCAGAGGTTTGTtccaacttaaataaaaatatgagcatgttttaatttaataaatctctGTACATATCTATAGAATTTTATGGAAAACATATAAgaaatacaaatgtacaataggATAgtgatatttagaaaaaatgggtctaaaaaactattaacatttaaaaaataatatattttttaatattttttcattgtaataattttgttttcagttttttattcttttgaatgacaacaaatacattttgaatgacaacaaatacattttgaagtaattgaatacaataaaattaaaatttagttatcaGCTAACTTAGGAGATacttaacaaaacaaaatcttGGCTAATTACTCTATTCTGCTAAtccaaacttaaaatttaaatttaagtctaaaacacaatatttgcaAATATAGCATACCTGGTAATCGGAAAAAATCCCCTAAgcaactatttagtatttaaattataataataaaaatattattatatatgtttcaaAGTTACTTGAATACAAAaaaggttattattacatttagacATAtgatgttcataatatatttaataccagataacaattattatatcgataaGATAGTGTATAgacaatttactttaaaattgtatgatgtaATTAGAAAATGTAGCACAGGCCAGATAAAAAAGGTTCATGGGCCACCAGTTGCCCACCCCTGGTatagagaaataaaatatgaaattgggaaaaaaacatgttataaaataattatttacacgtATTTGGTAtctacatgttattataacgGTTCCGGTTAGTACTTCTTCAGTTCCTATTCAGAGGATGTTATACCctcatgtgttgtctctgtcttactaatgtagatcatagcaaatgatcttttaaatttgataataggtaaatttactctaatattaaagctaacatcacaaaatgtgttctgctaaacaaaaatttacattagtaagacagagacaacacatgtggaTATAACGTCCTCTGAAGTAACTTTGATTTGTGAGACTGTGCGATTATAGAAAATGTTAACCTATGTTCCTACCAGCCATGTGGAATGTAAATAAGACTACCCTCAATGACTGCCAAAGAACCAATAACATTGTTGAAGGGTGaaataatatgcttttaaAACTAGTTGGTCAAAAACATCCTACAATATGGAAACTTGtaaggaaattaaaaattagattaacaTCGATTGAGCACAATTAGCATTGGATGCTTTAGGTGAATCAATTAGACGTAAAAAAAGAGGACAAAATCAAACAGTAAACATCCACTGAAAGAGTTAGTAACAAGACAAAGTGAAGATAAATTAAGCATTGGAGACTTTTTGACAGCTGtgtctaataatataagaaatgaACTGACTTAACcgaatataactataattttactataattatatacatattttttaatattaattaactaacatatattatattattataattaaatagttttttgaaTAGTTGATTTGGGGATTTTTTTTCTGAGATTCCCATAACCAGTTTACAGCAACTTCATTCCACACATTTTATACTAACTTgtgttatatgatataaacaacgattttaactaaattgatttatacaaGTTATTTCACTATACAACATTTGAACCATGATTATATTCATGTTATATTGTGCACTACTCATCATCCATTTCTCAACCACGCCATAATAACACatacattaagtatataaaataataaaatatctcaaGTACCATTGATGGTacaaattgtgtaaaaaaaatatttaaatatgaatgataacaataagtaTGATAATAGGGGATaacaatgattaattaataacttaaagttaaaataaaaaaatccaattgTGTTTTCTtcttaatttactaattttatgatacttaaaattaaatttacttaattattggTATAAATACTTACACCATCCCAAGATTCTTCGTACTTGATTGATGGTAAATTTTCTACGTTAGGATTTGGACGTATCATATCTTCTGATTGATAAACAGCTAcatcaattaatattctatttggGCAATTTTCTTCATGatcctaaaataaataccatatgtttatgagttattataagaatattacaaataatgacgttatagatatgtatacattaattagaTTTTACCTTCAATTCCGATTCAGGCATTGCATGTgctaaattgtaaatacaatgCTTAAAATGGGGTGGTTTATCCGGGCACTTTGTTATATGCTTAGTTAATGTCTTTTGCGGCATTGTATGTGACGCATTAAATGgacaatgaaaatttaatgtttccgGTGCCAAATGTctacagttaaaataaaaaaaataactaagacaatttgttttaataaatgttttcttaataattaagtgGCATCAAAAGATAAAAAGTGATAGAACACTACGagcatagtatattatgggCTTTAGACTGCAGGATAGaaacttttgtattttaaaaaaaatatcactggGTCAAAAAGcttgaacatttaatacaaggttcctCATAAGTTGTTCATACTGTAAacaaaaaaccttaaaaatatttaagtataattttacgattttagTTACTTTGTTGCTTTTAacaaaattctatatttagCCATCTGTTACAATAAAGAACAATAAGCTTAAGTGATAacataacaaacaaaaataaaaataaaataaaacaggcAGAAGAGACAAAGAGAAGAGGCCTTCCATTGAAGGTACTTTgacttgatattaatttaaggttTTATCCTAAACATAATGATAGTAGTacagtaaatacataaaaattatagttacaacattataattaataagtaataaggaTCATAACTGAAgtgaaacataattatatttattacttagaaAAGCAGGTTACAACACCATTGtctttttagtaattttgttgtaaattaaaaatattacttttaggtaattgaaaattttaatattaattaatatatgttgtacacataatgaatttttaaaattcaatgttttcaacaaaaaatatttcaacctagcgtattactaatattcataatagtaaacaaaattactaaaacaGTAGCATAAatgaatcataaaaattataaaatataatatatactaagtaATATAGGCTGACCATCGTTTGTtcagaattattttcatttgcaataatatatcaatgaattcaaatttaacacaaaaattacAGTAACTTATTCCTCAATGAAAATGTTCTCTCGATACAAACTGTACATCAGAACAATTACCTACTTTcatctttttataaaatttaaatcaaattcattaaaaatgtattgtggtTTTTGAACatggttattatattgattaattaaaataatttggatgGATATGGtagaa
This genomic stretch from Rhopalosiphum maidis isolate BTI-1 chromosome 3, ASM367621v3, whole genome shotgun sequence harbors:
- the LOC113558412 gene encoding gametocyte-specific factor 1 homolog — protein: MELLHLAPETLNFHCPFNASHTMPQKTLTKHITKCPDKPPHFKHCIYNLAHAMPESELKDHEENCPNRILIDVAVYQSEDMIRPNPNVENLPSIKYEESWDGLEQTSEIMRTIKTKTASMKATHGMTKSERKQHRINLHENDIYNVNNKGLNDEKKQNKNLETKPLFIGKRPNT
- the LOC113557394 gene encoding uncharacterized protein LOC113557394 isoform X1, which encodes MTSIPTLIFYVAVVLVAFYINDRNSANIKLLELYEHNINISFGPLNLGNDSSCNALDFQLNYKKHADLGILFSNYASYISMVSLFKLWTSQRNDKIFFGTLKLNDKTVNAVAKGPGRNFFEMFEQTVNIATDIDTIITYGQWTLLPLSGDSRSLEICSKNIKLFQNSLLYSFFNSVISDDSDNKSHSLIEAWIAAHVSVELLVLKVLHGYRYVPNIYATCGRIYFVEDCGHTLQYHMSKMNLTNRLLVAKELLTLALELADGTAHQNYSFYLTDLTADNIAVQLDKTSGLLQSLKVIDWSDVIIVVNNHSMKKTDDGKFLLEMIHVSKHIDCGVGCLAYSKEDICQSRLSDHNVYAVCKEFLSSDGRLLHEITNLDKTIKSPEKEVKNLASLLNNCLWNFDVEKQSEINRLDTAKLIIKSIQQIYDFETSDITNNGY
- the LOC113557394 gene encoding uncharacterized protein LOC113557394 isoform X2; protein product: MTSIPTLIFYVAVVLVAFYINDRNSANIKLLELYEHNINISFGPLNLGNDSSCNALDFQLNYKKHADLGILFSNYASYISMVSLFKLWTSQRNDKIFFGTLKLNDKTVNAVAKGPGRNFFEMFEQTVNIATDIDTIITYGQWTLLPLSGDSRSLEICSKNIKLFQNSLLYSFFNSVISDDSDNKSHSLIEAWIAAHVSVELLVLKVLHGYRYVPNIYATCGRIYFVEDCGHTLQYHMSKMNLTNRLLVAKELLTLALELADGTAHQNYSFYLTDLTADNIAVQLDKTSGLLQSLKVIDWSDVIIVVNNHSMKKTDDEMIHVSKHIDCGVGCLAYSKEDICQSRLSDHNVYAVCKEFLSSDGRLLHEITNLDKTIKSPEKEVKNLASLLNNCLWNFDVEKQSEINRLDTAKLIIKSIQQIYDFETSDITNNGY